AGGCCGGCATGCTTCAGGATCGTGAAATGATTGTCGCCTGCGACGCCGCGATCGATGGCTTTCGGCAGCTGCAACTCCAACCGATCGCGTTGCGCCAGACGGGCCGACGTCCACCAGCACAATGGCGCGACTTCGAGGCTCTGCGGCAGCGTCGCGTTCTGCGCCAGCCGGTTGAGATGCCGTCCGACCGCGAAGGCGGCGGACACATCATCCGCACCAAGCAACGCCTCGTCTGCCCTCACACTCATGCCTTGCTCCATGACGGCCGCGACCACATCACGAATGCTCTCCGGCATCTCCGGCAGGCCAGCGCGTTTCGCAGCGTCGACAGGTGCGTTGATGCGAGAGGCCGCCGCGCTCGGAAGCACGGCCGACAGCAATCCGGCGAGATCGTCAGCCCAATGGGCGATCGCCTCCTGCCGGCTCGATCCGTCCGGCTGTCGCGGCACGAAGCTGTCGACCAACGCGAGGCGATCGACACGCTCACCGCCACGTTCGAGCTCGGCCGCAACGAGACTTGCCAGCAGCCCTCCCAGCGACCAGCCGACCAGGCTATAGGGGCCGCGCAGCTGACTCCGCCTGATCTCGGCTGCATAGTCCACCGCCATCGCCTCGAGCGAACTGTCGCTCCAGGACGGGTCGACCAGCATCCTCGATTGCAGCCCGATCACCTGCCGCCGCCCTTCGAGCCGACGCCCCAATGGACCATAGTCGAACACCGTGCCGAAGCCGCCATGCACGCAGAACACCGGATTGGCGGTGCGAACTGCGGCGTTGAGAGGCAGCAGCGCCGAAGGTGCGGCCGACGCGGCGGCCCCGCCGTCCGCGAGCAGCGCACGGATCGTGGGCTTCTGAAGAAGATCACGCAGCTTGATCTCGATCCCGAACGTCTTGTCCTGTCGCAGCCGCGCTACGACCTTGAGACACAGAATCGAATTGCCGCCGAGCTCGAAGAAATTGTCGGTGGCGCCGACCTGCGGCACGTCCAAGATGTCGGACCACAGGCGCGCCATCGCGATCTCTGCCGGGCCTTGCGGGGCGACGAAGCTCCGCATCGACGCATCGGGAGCGGGCAATGCACGCCGATCGACCTTGCCGCTCGACAATGTGGGCAATTGCTTGAGCACCATGATCCGCGCCGGCACCATATAGGCCGGCAGGATCTGCTTCAGGAAACCGGACAAGCGCTCGACCAGCGCCTCGGCCGCGCCAGCCGCTGCGTTGCCGGCGACCTTCGGGGCGACATAGGCGACGAGCTGATTTCCGGCCGCCGCCGGCGCAGCCACGACCGCCGCCTGCGCGACCGCTTCGTGACGGAGCAGCGAGGTCTGAATCTCCCCGAGCTCGATTCGGAAGCCGTTGACCTTGACCTGATCGTCGCTACGGCCAAGATATTCCACTGTACCGTCATCGCGCCAACGTGCCAGATCGCCGGTGCGGTACAGCCGCGCGCCCGACACCGCGGAAAAAGGATCAGGCACGAAGCGCTCGGCCGTCATGCCCGCTTTGCCGTGATATCCGCGCGCCAGCCCGACGCCGCCGAGATACAGCTCGCCAGCGACGCCGGCGGGAACGATGTCGAGCCCGCCATCGAGGATGTAGGCGCGGCGGTCTCCGACCGGGACGCCGATCGGCGCATAGGGCGTGTCGCACTCGCCCGCACCGTCGACCTTCCAGACCAGGGGCGTGACAACGGTTTCCGTGGGGCCGTAGCCATTGATTAGGATGCGCGGCTGGAGGAAGCGCTTGACCTTGTCGAACCCCGCCTTCGGCATCGCCTCGCCGCCAAACGAATAGAGCTTGACCGGCGGCGGGTTGCCGCTTCGCTCGACGCATTCCGCCACCTGCTGAAGATAGGCCGGCGGCAACCCGATATGGCTGACGCGATGGGCGTGCAGGTTCTCGACGGTCTGCTCCGGCGTCCACAATTCGGCGTCACGCATCAGCAGCCGCGCGCCGTGAGACAGAACCGTCAGCCAGCGCTCATGAGCGCCATCGAAGGCCAGCGACAGGAAATGCAGCTCGCACGAGCTTTCGTCGATCTCGTAGAGGCCGCCTGTGACGTGACAGTGCATCGCCAGCGGCCCGTGCGCGACGGCGACCCCCTTCGGTGTGCCCGTCGAGCCCGAGGTGTAGATCAGATAGGCGAGATTTTCCGGATGCAGTTCAGGTTGCGGCGGATGGTCGGGTCCCGCGTCGAAGTCGAACGTGGACAGCGCGATCCTTTCGATGCCATCCGGGCTGTCTTCAGTTTCCAGCCGTCCCGTCAGCAGGAATGCGATCGCGGCATCGCGCATGACGAAGGCATGCCGCTCGGGTGGCAACTCCGGATCGAGTGGAATGTAAGCGCCGCCCGCCTTGAGGACAGCCAGCAGCGCAATCATCGTGACTGCGGTTCGCTCGACCACGACGCCGACGCGCTGCTCGGGCTTGAGACCCCGGGCGATGAGGTAATGAGCCAGACGGTTGGCCTTGTGCTCGAGTTTTCCGAAAGAGAGCACCGTGCTGCCAATGGTCAGCGCTGTCCGATCCGGATGACGCTGCGCGTGGTTGCTGATCGCTTCGTGCACCATAGGCAGCGGTGCGCTCGACGTCGCGTGACGATTGCAAAGATCCGCAGGAGCGACATCGAGCTCCGTGACGGGATCGATGCTGCCGAGCAATGCCGTGGCGTCCCGCGTCAGCGCAGCCAGCAGATGCTCGAACTGCGTCTTGATCTGCGCCGCCTGCTCTGTCGTGAAATGGCTCGGCATATAGGTATATTCAACCTGAAGCGTGTCTTCTACGAGAACCGACAGGTCCATGGGATAGTTAGTCACATCGACGTTCTTCAGACCGCTGAACTGGAGAGCACCGGCGCCGCGGTGCATGCTGCGTTCGATCGGATAGTTCTCGAACACGATGATACTGTCGAACATGGTCTGGCCGGCACGACCGGCCCAGCCCTGGATGTCATAGAGCGGTGTGTGCTCGTAATCCCGGATCGCCGAATTGCGGTCCTGCAGCGCGCGCAACCAGTCGCCGATGGAGCTGGCCGGCGGAAGCGTTTCGATCGCGGGCAGTGTGTTGATGAAGAGCCCGAGCATCTGCTGCGATCCGTCGAGACTGGCCGGACGACCAGCGACCGTCACACCGAACGTCACGGTGCTCTGGCCGGTATAGCGCTGAAGCAGCAAGGCCCACACGCCCTGCACAATCGTGTTCAGCGTGATCCGTTCGCGCCGCGCGAACGCCTTCAGCTCAGCGGTCGCCGTCTCTCCGAGACGCGTGTAGCAGCGCTCGTGACCGGAGGCCTGATGGCGGCGCGCACCGAAGGCGTCGGCCAGCTGCGTCGGCTGGTCGAAGCCTCTGAGCTGCTCGCGCCAGAAACTTTCCGCAGCTTTCGCATCCTGAGCCAGCAGCCAGGCGATGTAGTCGCGGTAGCGCGTCGCATTTGCGGCGGGCCTGCCGCCATAATAGCACTCCAGGATTTCTCCGACGAGCCTGGCTGAACTCCAGCCATCCATCAGGATGTGATGATACGTCCAGATCAGCCGGTACAGATCGTCCTGCAGCCGCAGCAGCCGTACCCGCTGGAGCGGCGGTGTCTGGAGATCGAACTCGGCGGCGCGCTCGTCGGCAAGGGCGGCCGCGATCCGTTCGTCACCGACGACCTGCCCGCGCCAGTCCTCCTGTTCGAACGGCGTGACGGCATCATGATAGACGACCTGGAGCGGAGAGCCGGAGAGCTCCCGCCACAAAAAGCCGGTGCGAAGCATCTGATGGCGCTCGCTCACCTCGCGCCATGCTTTGCCGAGACGCTCGGGATCGAGACCTCTGATCTCGACGCTGACCTGATTGACGTAGACGCCACTGCCGGCATCACGCAGGCTGTGAAACAGCATGCCCTGCTGCATCGGCGACAACGGATAGACGTCCTCGATGCGGTTCCAGTCCAGGTCGAGGCGCTCAAGCTGCTCGGCGGACATCCCCGCGAGCGAACCGCGCTCGGATGCCGAGGTGTCCTTGCTGGAGCCGACATCGCGGCCCAACGCAGCCAGCGCCTCGATGGTCTGATGCCGGAACACGTCGCGTGGCTCGATGAGCACGCCTTCGCGCCACGCCCGGCTCACCATCTGCAACGAGGTGATGGAATCCCCGCCGAGCTCGAAGAAATTGTCGGTGACGCCGATGTCGGGCTGGCGCAGCAGGTCGGCCCAGATCGCGGCCAGCGCAACTTCCTCCGGCGTGCGCGGCGCGACATGCGCGATTGATGCCGTGAGCTGATCCGGCGCCGGCAGCGCCTTGCGGTCGATCTTGCCGTTCGGCGTCAGCGGCAGGCGCTCCAGCACCACGACCCGCGCGGGGACCATGTAGTCCGGCAGAGTTGACGACAACGCCGCCCTGAGCGCCGCGCCATCCAAGGCTTCGCCGCTGACATAGCCGAGCAGCTGGCGGCCGGCGCCGGCCTCGCGCGCCACCACCACGGCCGCACGAACGCCAGGCTGGGCCATGAGCCGCGCCTCGATCTCGCCCAGCTCGATGCGGAAACCGCGGATCTTCACCTGGTGATCGGCGCGGCCGACATAGTCGAGCACACCGTCGGACCGCCACCGCGCCACGTCGCCGGTGCGGTACAGCCGCGCGCCCGGTGGCCCGAACGGATCCGGGATGAAACGCTCCGCCGTCAGCCCGCCGCGCCGCCAATAGCCGCGCGCCAGCCCGGCGCCGCCGATATAGAGCTCGCCGGCAACGCCGACCGGCGCAAGGTTGAGATCGCGATCGAGAATGTGCAGCGTGGTGTTGCCGATCGGCCCGCCGAGCAGCGGACGATCGTCCGCCGCATCGAGCCGGTGACGGGCCGACCACACCGTGGTCTCGGTCGGACCATACAGGTTCCAGACCTCGCCGGCCTGCGCCACCAGCCGCCGCGCCAAATCCGGCGGCAGCGCCTCGCCGCCGCACAGCACCCGGCAGCTGGCCGGCAGCGACGGGCCGTCATGATCGAGCAGCATACGCCAGGTCGATGGCGTGGCCTGGATCATGGAGACGCCGTGCCGCTCCACGATCGCCTTGAGCCTGGTCGGATCATGCGCCGCCGCACGATCGGCCAGCACCACGCAGGCGCCGATCGTCAGCGGCAGCCACAGCTCGAGGACTGCGATGTCGAAGGACAGTGAGGTCAAGCCGAGCACGCGGTCGGCAGCCGTCATGCCGGGCTGTTCCGCCATGGTCGCCAGGAAATTAGTCACGGCGTCGTGGCGGACCATCACGCCCTTGGGCAGGCCGGTCGAGCCCGAGGTGTAGATCACATAGGCTAGGCTCTCGCCGTGAACGGCGACATCGAGATTGCCGGCATCGCCGCCCTCGCCGTCCTGCCCGTCGAGCAGCCAGGCCTCGGCTCCGGTCTCCGCCAGCACGGCGGCGAACTGACCTTGCAAGTCCTGCTGCGTCAGCACCAGCGCCGCGCCGCTGTCGCGCAGCATGTGCGCCAGCCGCTCCGGCGGGTAATCCGGATCGATCGGCAGATAGGCCCCGCCCGCCTTCAGCACGGCCAACAGCGCGACCAGCATCCCGGCACCGCGGTCGAGCGCCAACCCGACCACGACGTCGGCCCCGACGCCGCGGTCGCGCAATCGCCGCGCCAGCCGGTTGGCACGCGCGTTCAGTGCCGCGTAACTCAGCTCCGTCTCGCCGGACACCAGCGCGATCGCTTCCGGCGACCTCCGCACCTGCGCCTCGAACTGCGCGACAGTCCCCTTGCGCTGTTCAGATCGTCGCGTGTCATTCGCCCGGGCGAGCAGGACGTCATCCGCGGGATCGCACGCCGCAATCGTGCCGACCGGTCGATCGGCATCGATGCTCAGCGCTTCGATCAGCCGCACGAAGGCCTGCTGTAGCCGCGCGATCTGCGCCTCGTCGAAATGCTTGCGCTGATAGTTGAACACGAGGCGCAGGTGCTCATCGACGCCGACGCTTGCGAACAACGGATAATTACTGGTCTCGACGATCCGGGTTTCGCCGACCTGGATCTGCCGGTTGTTTCCGAGCAGCGCGCGGTCAACCGGATAGTTCTCGAACACCAGGATGCTGTCGAACAGCGGCCGTCCGGGACGCCCCGCGAGGCGCTGGATTTCGTAGAGCGGAGTCGAGCCGAACTCGCGCAAGGCCAAATTGCGGTCCTGCAGCTCGCGCAGCCATGCTCCGACGGTCTGCTGTGGACTGACGTCGTCAACGACCGGCAACGTGTTGATGAACAGGCCGACCATCTCTTCGGCGCCGGCAAGCTCAGGCGGCCTGCCCGACACGGTGACACCGAAGCAGACCGTCCCTTGTCCGGTATGCTGTCGAAGCAGCTGCGCCCATGCCGCCTGCACCAGCGTGTTCATCGTGATCCGCTCGCGCGCGGCAAAGTCCTGCAACCGCCCGGTCAAGGCAGGGTCCAGCTCCAGCGCAAGCATTCCATGGCCGGACGTTTCCGCATCCACTCGCTCGGCCAGGCTGTCCGCCAGGAAACTCGGCTCGTCCAGGCCGGCCGTTGCATCGTGCCAGAATGCCGCCGCCGCGTCGCCGTCGCGCCCCTTCAGCCACGCGATATAGTCGCAGTAACGATGTTGCAAGGCCGGCAGTCGCCCCTCGCCGCTGTGCTGCATCACCTCGGCGATCAACCGCGCCGAGCTCCATCCGTCGAGGAGGATGTGATGGTGCGTCCAGATCAGCCAATGCCTGTCGTCGTCGAGCCGGATCAGCCGGACCCGCTGCAAGGGCGGCTGTGACAGGTCGAACCCGGCGGCCCGGTCCCGCCGCGAAACATCCGCCAGCGCCGCGTCCAATTGCGCCTGGTCCCACGCGACAATCCGAGTCCGCCAGTCCTCCTCCGCAAAAGGCACTTCGGCCCGTCGATAAACGACCTGTTGCGGCGCGCCGGACAGGTCACGCCAGACAAATCCGGTCCGCAGCACGGCATGGCGATCGCTGGCAGCTTGCCAGGCGCGGCACAACCTCTGGGCATCCAGGCCACGGATTTCCGCCGCCACCTGATTGACATAGAGGCCACTCTCGCCGTCGTGCATCGCATGGAACAACATGCCCTGCTGCATCGGCGACAATGGATAGATGTCCTCGATCTCGTGCCAATCGAGCGCAAGCCTGTCGAGCTCGGCCTGATCGAGACCCGACAATGCCACGTCTGATGGCGTCAGGCCGCACACGCCGCCGGTGCAATGACCGACCAGCTCACGCAGTGCATCCTCGTACAACGCGGCCAATCGCTCGACGGTCTCGCGCCGATAGCGCTTGCGGCCGAAACTGAAGGACAGAAGCAGCCGGCCATCGCGCACCGTCCCGTTCACGCTCAGCCAGCGCCGCAGCGCGCTCGATGCATCGCGCGACGGGCCAGCGCTCTCCGCCGCCATCGCGAACAGCGCCGCGTCGGCGTCACCGCTGTCGATCCGTCCGAGATAATTGAAAGCAATCTTCGGCTCTCCGACATGCGCCAGCGCCATGCGTTGCTCTTCGGTGCCGAGATAGCGCAACACGCCGTAGCCCAGCCCGCGGCCGGGAATGCAGCGAAGCTCCTCCTTCACCGACTTGATCAATAGCGAAGGCTCTTGCGAGCCGTCGCGAAGCCGCACGGGAAAGGCCGTCGTGAACCAGCCGATCGTACGCGAGAGGTCGAGATCGCCCGACAGGTGTTCGCGGCCGTGCCCCTCCAGCTCGACGAGGACGTCGTCCTGCCCGCTCCATTGCCAGACGGCGCGGGCGAGGCCGGCGAGAAGAAGATCGTTGATTTGCGTGCGGTAGGCCGACGGAGCGTCCGTGAGCAGCCGCTGCGTCCACTCGCTTTCGAATGACAGCTGGACCTCATCGGCGTCCGCCATGCGATCGACGCCGGGATGATCGTCGTCGCAGGGAATATCCGCGTTCGCGGTGCGGTTTGTCCAGTACGATAGTTCGGACGCCAGTTCGGGCGACGTTGCGTAAGCCTGCAAGCGCTGACCCCACAGCGCGTAAGCGTGGCTCTTCGGCGGTAACGTGACCGTGGCGGCGCCCTGCGCAAGCTGCGTGTAAGCAGAAGCGACGTCCTCCAGCAGAATTCGCCATGACACGCCGTCGACCACGAGATGGTGGATCGCGATCAGAAGCCGCTGACTGCCATCAGCGACGTCGATTCCGACCGCGCGCAACAGCAACCCGCCGGAGATCGACAAGCTCGCCTGCGCCGATGATGCCAGCGCCGTCACGGCATTGCGGTCGATCCCGTGCCGGACCCAGAGCAGCGGGTCCGCGGCCGGAGCGGTGCCATGCTCGGCATGCCAGCTCCCCTGCCTCTGCTCGAAGCGCAGGCGCAGCGCGTCGTGATGATCGACCACAGCACCGAGTGCGCGCCGCATCACGTCCCAGTCGATTCGATCTCTCGGCTGCAGCAGGACCGCCTGGTTCCAATGATCCCGATTCTGCATGTCCTCCGCAAAGAAGCGGGACTGGATCGGCAAGAGCGGATGCGGGCCGATGATCTGCCCTTGGTCGGCGAGCGTCTCCGTGCGCTGCACGGTCCGCGCCGCCTGCGCCAGCGATTCCAGCGTCTGATGCTGAAACACGTCGCGGGGCTCGATCAGATATCCGGAGCGCCGCGCGCGACTCACCATCTGGAGCGAGATGATGGAATCGCCACCGAGCTCGAAGAAATTGTCAGTGAGGCCGACGGCGGGCCGGCCGAGCAGCTCGGCCCAGATCGCCGCGAAGACAATCTCGGCCGGCGTGCGTGGCGCCTGATGCTCCGCACTCCCATGGACCATCTCGGGCGCCGGCAGGGCATGGCGATCCACCTTGCCGCTCGGCATCAAAGGCAGTCGCTCCAACACCGCTATTCTGGACGGCACCATGTAGTCCGGCAAGACGGCCGACAGCGCGGTCCGTAAGCCTGCCTCCGCCAACTCGCCGCTGCCGCTGACGTAACCAACGAGTTGGCGGCTCACGCCGACAGCGCGCGCCACCACGACGGCAGAGCGAACGCCGGGTTGCTCGAGCAGCCGCGCCTCGATCTCTCCGAGCTCGACGCGGAAGCCGCGAATCTTGATCTGATGATCCGCGCGCCCGATATAGTCGATAGCGCCATCAGGCCGCCAGCGCGCCAGATCTCCCGATCGATAGAGACGCTCACCGGTATGCCCGAATGGATCGGGTATGAAACGCTCAGCCGTCAGCTTCTCGCGCCGCCAATAGCCCCGCGCCAGACCCGCCCCGCCGATGAACAGCTCACCGGTCACGCCCGCCGGAACCATGTTCAGATCGGTGTCGAGAATACGAATCGTCACGCCGGGAATAGGCCGCCCGATCGGCACGCGCGCCGCCCCCTCGTCACGGCAGGTCCAATAGGTTGCATTGATCAGGGCTTCTGTCGGGCCATAGCGGTTGTCGAACCGGACACCGGGGAATGCCTGGAGGACGCGCCTCATCAAGTCGAGCGACAGCGCCTCACCGCCGGCAAACAGGCGCTTGAGCGAAGTGCAGCGTGCCACGCTCGGCTCGGTCACGAAATGCTCGAGCATCTGCGGCACGAAATGCAGC
The nucleotide sequence above comes from Bradyrhizobium sp. NDS-1. Encoded proteins:
- a CDS encoding non-ribosomal peptide synthase/polyketide synthase, yielding MSDMASTQKQQLCDISRRLMRLDAGKQHAFLSQLAAKGVNLAMLPIVRQERKRAPLSFAQSRLWFLWRMDPGSAAYNISATLRVRGQLQPRALRQAFDALVARHTAFRTVFRQEGEEVAEQFIGDPQPVALRHVTLDGDDREGRARLLARQEASLPFDLESGPLMRAALLTLNEDDHFLVVSLHHIVTDGWSMGVLVDEFWTLYAAFACGETPALPEPEIEYADYAEWQRLWMSAVDGARQVDYWTKRLADPAVLQLPIDRSRPAVPDLAGAARRIPLDPVLADGLRALARRHRTTPFVVMLASFKLLLYRYTGQSDINIGVPVANRHRDETRNVIGLFVNTQVLRTQIDGRAAIGAFIAAVHSATVEAQENQDLPFERLLEILQPTRSLSQNPLFQVLYNHQRRRASGGPPDRTGLQIETIDAEVDTVKFDLALDTDEGPSGEIRAILTYATALFEGATIERLAAHWTTILKAMVADDMQSIADVPLLSEEELEKLRQWNDADAGTKDAPFTPVHLTVARLAAARPDATALVFGDDDISYSELNRRANRLAHHLIGRGVGPTDLVGVSARRSPHLIVALLAILKTGAAYLPLDPEHPARRQIGTLSDAGANVVLVDADGSVLTPPPAGIDVIPLDATHLVQESESDPEIAVAPTSLAYVIYTSGSTGIPKGVAVEHGPFAMHCEVTAGLYDMDRHSRELHFLSFTFDGAHERLWTALTCGAALVMRDADLWSAEQTLDVLRRQRVTNAGFPPTYLQQLADFAMWRGDPPPVELYSFGGEAMVKAGFDKVKRALKPRTLINGYGPTETVVTPLVWKVDADEEIEGNYAPIGRPVGRRSAYILDSDLNIVPVGVTGELFIGGEGLARGYWRRAELTAERFVPDPFGAPGARLYRTGDLARWRADGVIEYVGRSDHQVKIRGFRIELGEIEAWLMRQAGVQSAVVVARDAGVSRQLVGYVAGDGPFDEATMRAALSDELPDYMVPARIVPLERLPLTAHGKVDRDALPAPEMPTAIAAHVAPRSAAEMVLAAIWAELLGQPVIGVEDNFFELGGDSIISLQLVGRARQAGLLIEPRDVFRHQTLQDLARVARSESRAGHVAPEVEIEGHEHPLLPVQLRFFGEDAGDRHHWNQAVLLMPKSRLDWKVVESSVAALVAHHAALRLRFERIDGGWRATYGSSLAVSELLWIRPDVRDAAEVTEVAASAQASLSLAGPLLRVVGMDLAGGSQRLLVIVHHLVIDGVSWRVLLEDLATAYDQFGQGAGSVALARSDSYASWGARLQAYARTDELAAELDYWFERGAHAAVPCDDDHDGVDRVADGEQVLLAFDAGLTARLLKETPSAYRTQVNDLLLAALARAVSRWSGIEDLVVELEGHGREDVFDGADISRTIGWFTTAFPVRLPGGSGDDAALIKAVKEELRAVPSRGLGYGVLRHLGNETQRSALAAGPEPRIVFNYLGQFDSSMGEAAPFRLAPESAGPMRSDSAPLGRWVSINGQVGEGQLRLSFSYGRRRYRRATIERLAAHYAAALRELVDHCTGGGRGVTPSDFALSNLNQADLDVLVATTDCHEIEDIYPLSPMQQGMLFHALRDGESGNYVNQIGLEVRGLDGGKLRAAWHEVSARHAVLRTGFAWRELSGAAQQVVYRSAHLAFEEEDWRARAAALDDEELRAALSRVSQAERAEAFDLSQAPLQRVRLIRLDEARHWLIWTHHHILLDGWSAARLMAEILQHERGERLPVVKGRYRDYIAWLQGQDRDASTSFWRTALSELEEPSFLADALGGPVTGGASGHGSLDLLLTAELTASLQAFARRERVTLNTMVQGAWAQLLRRHTGQRAVCFGATVSGRPAELDGSEDMVGLFINTLPVVDQASPQTEVGAWLRDLQARNIDLRDHGWMPLYDIQGLAGRSGRALFDNILVFENYPIDQALRGESESGRRLGRAEQVSITNYALTVAVFAKSDGINLGFRYDRGRFDDDQIRYLQASLSRLLVRIVENVSRPVGALDGLDADEKQRVLGWSGSAERRRSFNDSIVAQIESRAAASPSSAALIFGDQQINYGELNARANRLAWRLLQHGIGRDRLIGLALERSVELIVGVLAVLKAGGAYLPLDPDYPSDRLLHMLRDSGTALVLTQEQLLPHLAPVIGEAGAEAWTIDGEAGARLVELSDNLGTELHPDSLAYVMYTSGSTGVPKGVACLHRALVARLGWMQAEYCLDPGETLLHKTPFSFDVSVWEILWPLATGARLAIAAPGAHREPRLLVDAVIAHDVTTLHFVPQMLEHFVTEPSVARCTSLKRLFAGGEALSLDLMRRVLQAFPGVRFDNRYGPTEALINATYWTCRDEGAARVPIGRPIPGVTIRILDTDLNMVPAGVTGELFIGGAGLARGYWRREKLTAERFIPDPFGHTGERLYRSGDLARWRPDGAIDYIGRADHQIKIRGFRVELGEIEARLLEQPGVRSAVVVARAVGVSRQLVGYVSGSGELAEAGLRTALSAVLPDYMVPSRIAVLERLPLMPSGKVDRHALPAPEMVHGSAEHQAPRTPAEIVFAAIWAELLGRPAVGLTDNFFELGGDSIISLQMVSRARRSGYLIEPRDVFQHQTLESLAQAARTVQRTETLADQGQIIGPHPLLPIQSRFFAEDMQNRDHWNQAVLLQPRDRIDWDVMRRALGAVVDHHDALRLRFEQRQGSWHAEHGTAPAADPLLWVRHGIDRNAVTALASSAQASLSISGGLLLRAVGIDVADGSQRLLIAIHHLVVDGVSWRILLEDVASAYTQLAQGAATVTLPPKSHAYALWGQRLQAYATSPELASELSYWTNRTANADIPCDDDHPGVDRMADADEVQLSFESEWTQRLLTDAPSAYRTQINDLLLAGLARAVWQWSGQDDVLVELEGHGREHLSGDLDLSRTIGWFTTAFPVRLRDGSQEPSLLIKSVKEELRCIPGRGLGYGVLRYLGTEEQRMALAHVGEPKIAFNYLGRIDSGDADAALFAMAAESAGPSRDASSALRRWLSVNGTVRDGRLLLSFSFGRKRYRRETVERLAALYEDALRELVGHCTGGVCGLTPSDVALSGLDQAELDRLALDWHEIEDIYPLSPMQQGMLFHAMHDGESGLYVNQVAAEIRGLDAQRLCRAWQAASDRHAVLRTGFVWRDLSGAPQQVVYRRAEVPFAEEDWRTRIVAWDQAQLDAALADVSRRDRAAGFDLSQPPLQRVRLIRLDDDRHWLIWTHHHILLDGWSSARLIAEVMQHSGEGRLPALQHRYCDYIAWLKGRDGDAAAAFWHDATAGLDEPSFLADSLAERVDAETSGHGMLALELDPALTGRLQDFAARERITMNTLVQAAWAQLLRQHTGQGTVCFGVTVSGRPPELAGAEEMVGLFINTLPVVDDVSPQQTVGAWLRELQDRNLALREFGSTPLYEIQRLAGRPGRPLFDSILVFENYPVDRALLGNNRQIQVGETRIVETSNYPLFASVGVDEHLRLVFNYQRKHFDEAQIARLQQAFVRLIEALSIDADRPVGTIAACDPADDVLLARANDTRRSEQRKGTVAQFEAQVRRSPEAIALVSGETELSYAALNARANRLARRLRDRGVGADVVVGLALDRGAGMLVALLAVLKAGGAYLPIDPDYPPERLAHMLRDSGAALVLTQQDLQGQFAAVLAETGAEAWLLDGQDGEGGDAGNLDVAVHGESLAYVIYTSGSTGLPKGVMVRHDAVTNFLATMAEQPGMTAADRVLGLTSLSFDIAVLELWLPLTIGACVVLADRAAAHDPTRLKAIVERHGVSMIQATPSTWRMLLDHDGPSLPASCRVLCGGEALPPDLARRLVAQAGEVWNLYGPTETTVWSARHRLDAADDRPLLGGPIGNTTLHILDRDLNLAPVGVAGELYIGGAGLARGYWRRGGLTAERFIPDPFGPPGARLYRTGDVARWRSDGVLDYVGRADHQVKIRGFRIELGEIEARLMAQPGVRAAVVVAREAGAGRQLLGYVSGEALDGAALRAALSSTLPDYMVPARVVVLERLPLTPNGKIDRKALPAPDQLTASIAHVAPRTPEEVALAAIWADLLRQPDIGVTDNFFELGGDSITSLQMVSRAWREGVLIEPRDVFRHQTIEALAALGRDVGSSKDTSASERGSLAGMSAEQLERLDLDWNRIEDVYPLSPMQQGMLFHSLRDAGSGVYVNQVSVEIRGLDPERLGKAWREVSERHQMLRTGFLWRELSGSPLQVVYHDAVTPFEQEDWRGQVVGDERIAAALADERAAEFDLQTPPLQRVRLLRLQDDLYRLIWTYHHILMDGWSSARLVGEILECYYGGRPAANATRYRDYIAWLLAQDAKAAESFWREQLRGFDQPTQLADAFGARRHQASGHERCYTRLGETATAELKAFARRERITLNTIVQGVWALLLQRYTGQSTVTFGVTVAGRPASLDGSQQMLGLFINTLPAIETLPPASSIGDWLRALQDRNSAIRDYEHTPLYDIQGWAGRAGQTMFDSIIVFENYPIERSMHRGAGALQFSGLKNVDVTNYPMDLSVLVEDTLQVEYTYMPSHFTTEQAAQIKTQFEHLLAALTRDATALLGSIDPVTELDVAPADLCNRHATSSAPLPMVHEAISNHAQRHPDRTALTIGSTVLSFGKLEHKANRLAHYLIARGLKPEQRVGVVVERTAVTMIALLAVLKAGGAYIPLDPELPPERHAFVMRDAAIAFLLTGRLETEDSPDGIERIALSTFDFDAGPDHPPQPELHPENLAYLIYTSGSTGTPKGVAVAHGPLAMHCHVTGGLYEIDESSCELHFLSLAFDGAHERWLTVLSHGARLLMRDAELWTPEQTVENLHAHRVSHIGLPPAYLQQVAECVERSGNPPPVKLYSFGGEAMPKAGFDKVKRFLQPRILINGYGPTETVVTPLVWKVDGAGECDTPYAPIGVPVGDRRAYILDGGLDIVPAGVAGELYLGGVGLARGYHGKAGMTAERFVPDPFSAVSGARLYRTGDLARWRDDGTVEYLGRSDDQVKVNGFRIELGEIQTSLLRHEAVAQAAVVAAPAAAGNQLVAYVAPKVAGNAAAGAAEALVERLSGFLKQILPAYMVPARIMVLKQLPTLSSGKVDRRALPAPDASMRSFVAPQGPAEIAMARLWSDILDVPQVGATDNFFELGGNSILCLKVVARLRQDKTFGIEIKLRDLLQKPTIRALLADGGAAASAAPSALLPLNAAVRTANPVFCVHGGFGTVFDYGPLGRRLEGRRQVIGLQSRMLVDPSWSDSSLEAMAVDYAAEIRRSQLRGPYSLVGWSLGGLLASLVAAELERGGERVDRLALVDSFVPRQPDGSSRQEAIAHWADDLAGLLSAVLPSAAASRINAPVDAAKRAGLPEMPESIRDVVAAVMEQGMSVRADEALLGADDVSAAFAVGRHLNRLAQNATLPQSLEVAPLCWWTSARLAQRDRLELQLPKAIDRGVAGDNHFTILKHAGLLDEICSLLAPAAASRVVQDTIPEPAE